One window of Phycisphaeraceae bacterium genomic DNA carries:
- a CDS encoding threonylcarbamoyl-AMP synthase, with amino-acid sequence MDGSPEQIAQAVERLRSGGLVAFPTETVYGLGADAFSEEAVRKVFAAKGRPAHNPLIVHVSGEEMAKSVAAEWPEDAKKLARKFWPGPLSIVVPKVSTLPDVVTGSGPNVAVRCPAHPLTLALLEAFGSGLVGPSANISGFVSPTTAAHVRDAFDERDVLVLDGGSCTGGIESTVVSVVGGSARVLRSGLIDAALIGEVLGRNVECADSGVIRASPTASTPAEAPGQLGSHYAPRTKAIMVDADEVEKVVNGVRGVCVVMTHQSEADSPFPEPLPSGERLQKSPTPKPPPSGRGIQRAHVLRMPADARGYARRLYAALREADALHGELIVIVTPPDESKNPVWRAVRDRLKRATSER; translated from the coding sequence GTGGACGGAAGCCCCGAACAAATTGCCCAGGCGGTCGAACGCCTTCGGAGCGGCGGGCTGGTGGCCTTTCCGACCGAAACCGTGTACGGGCTGGGCGCGGATGCCTTCAGCGAAGAAGCGGTGCGGAAAGTCTTTGCGGCGAAAGGGAGACCGGCGCACAACCCGCTGATCGTCCACGTCTCCGGCGAAGAAATGGCGAAATCGGTCGCGGCAGAATGGCCGGAGGATGCGAAAAAGCTGGCGAGGAAGTTCTGGCCGGGGCCGCTTTCGATTGTTGTGCCCAAGGTTTCGACGTTGCCCGACGTCGTGACCGGGAGCGGACCGAACGTAGCGGTCCGATGTCCGGCGCACCCGTTGACGCTTGCGCTCCTCGAAGCATTTGGGAGCGGGTTGGTCGGGCCGAGCGCGAATATCTCCGGCTTTGTCTCGCCAACGACGGCGGCTCATGTCCGCGATGCGTTCGATGAGCGCGACGTTCTGGTTCTCGATGGTGGATCGTGCACGGGGGGAATCGAGAGCACGGTTGTGTCGGTGGTCGGGGGAAGCGCGCGGGTGCTTCGGAGCGGTTTGATCGATGCCGCGCTGATCGGCGAAGTGCTGGGACGAAATGTCGAGTGCGCGGACAGCGGCGTCATTCGCGCTTCGCCGACGGCATCAACGCCCGCTGAGGCACCGGGACAATTGGGCTCCCACTATGCGCCGCGAACAAAGGCGATCATGGTGGATGCGGACGAGGTCGAGAAAGTTGTGAATGGCGTGCGCGGAGTGTGCGTCGTGATGACGCACCAGTCTGAGGCGGATTCACCCTTCCCCGAACCCCTTCCCTCAGGGGAGCGGCTTCAGAAATCGCCCACCCCCAAGCCCCCTCCCTCCGGGAGGGGGATTCAGAGAGCACATGTCCTCCGCATGCCGGCGGACGCGCGCGGGTATGCGCGTCGGCTCTACGCGGCGCTGCGCGAAGCCGATGCGCTGCATGGGGAGCTGATTGTCATCGTGACCCCCCCGGATGAAAGCAAGAACCCGGTGTGGCGGGCGGTGCGGGATCGACTGAAGAGGGCGACGAGCGAACGCTAG
- a CDS encoding META domain-containing protein, producing MRTAFLSAFCCFLLAAVAACESDAVSKNVAESKAIESVIGTWTLDSIGDKGFMQLVPQDAPVKKPTLDISADGSVSGFAGVNRLMSKIDLDALSKGDFKLSPTGTTMMAGPEYAMKLEREYLDALWRVRNFKIDGSKLTLTDGATQIMQFVRGGS from the coding sequence ATGCGAACTGCTTTCCTGTCGGCGTTCTGCTGCTTCTTGCTTGCCGCGGTTGCGGCATGCGAGTCGGATGCGGTTTCCAAAAACGTTGCGGAATCGAAAGCGATCGAATCGGTCATAGGGACCTGGACTCTGGATTCGATCGGGGACAAGGGCTTCATGCAGCTTGTGCCGCAGGATGCGCCGGTGAAGAAACCGACGCTCGACATCAGCGCTGACGGGAGCGTGTCGGGGTTTGCGGGTGTCAATCGGTTGATGTCGAAGATCGATCTTGATGCACTTTCGAAAGGCGATTTCAAACTCTCACCGACCGGCACGACCATGATGGCCGGCCCCGAGTACGCGATGAAATTGGAGCGCGAGTATCTTGACGCGCTCTGGAGAGTGCGCAACTTCAAGATCGACGGGTCAAAGCTGACGCTCACCGACGGAGCGACGCAGATCATGCAGTTTGTTCGCGGCGGCTCGTGA
- a CDS encoding DinB family protein, protein MSTAQRDHALHSLAFAHALTQKAMADFPEGKLTHQPSPTDNHALWTIGHLATTYAWFKSCFDGVMHPLPDSYNALFGMKSKPNPEAKNYPSLAELKKHFDASYDAFVAAAKKLSDADLAKAPAVETGGFCNDKLDALDRAAWHEGWHCGQLCGVRKSLNLPSVF, encoded by the coding sequence ATGTCCACTGCGCAGCGGGATCACGCTCTTCATTCGCTCGCCTTCGCTCACGCCTTGACACAGAAGGCAATGGCCGATTTTCCCGAGGGCAAGCTCACGCACCAGCCCTCACCGACGGACAACCATGCGCTTTGGACCATCGGCCACCTCGCGACGACCTACGCGTGGTTCAAGTCCTGCTTCGATGGCGTGATGCATCCGCTTCCCGATTCCTATAACGCGCTCTTCGGCATGAAGAGCAAGCCGAATCCCGAAGCAAAGAACTATCCCTCGCTCGCAGAACTGAAGAAGCACTTTGATGCTTCGTACGACGCGTTCGTCGCCGCGGCGAAGAAACTCTCCGACGCCGATCTCGCCAAGGCGCCGGCGGTCGAGACCGGCGGCTTCTGCAACGACAAACTCGACGCGCTCGATCGCGCAGCCTGGCATGAAGGTTGGCACTGCGGCCAACTTTGCGGCGTGCGCAAGTCGCTCAATCTGCCGAGTGTTTTCTAG